One Algoriphagus sp. Y33 genomic window, TTTGTTTATTCGTGGATCCGAGCGCTTTTAGCAAGCCGATCATTTGGGTGCGTTCCATAATCAAAATAAACAGAATAGCTCCCATATTGAATATTGCCACGAAGCCGATCAATCCTATAAACACATAGACGTTATTATCGAGAAGTTTAAGCCAATCGAATATTTCCAAAAACTTATCCTGGCTACTAATCAGCTTTAAGTCAAAATCCAAAAGCTCCTCTATTTTGGGAGTATATGAATCAATTTTATTCAGATCATCGACAAAAATCTCCAGGCCGCCGATCTGATCTTTAGTCCAATTGTTCAGATTTCTGATCGTCTGCAATTCCCCGATGATGATCTTCTCATCAAAGTTTTCCAGATAAGTCTGGAAAATTCCCACTACTTCCACTCGCCTATATCGCGGTGGATCTTGGACAAAATAAAGGGTAATTTTATCCCCTACTTTCAGCAACAGCTTGTTGGCAATATGCTGACTAAGCATGACTTCATTGCTGGTGCCTTCGTCAGGAATACGCAGCATTCTGCCTTCAATCACATACTTCCCGAATCCCAGTATATCAAAATCCTGCCCCACTCCTTTCATCAACACGCCTTCTACCTCTTCATCACCTTTAATCAATGCGGCTTTATGGGCAAATGCCTGCACTTTGGTTATAAAAGGAAGCAGTTGATGCGTTTGGCTAAATTGGGAATTCAGCGAAAAAGGAGCCTCTTCAAAAGCATTACTCATGGTGAATCGCTGCACCTGATAGTGGCCTGTGAATCCGTACACTTTTTCAGAAACGGTACTTTGAAAACCGCCCAGTACCATAAATGAAATAAGTGACACGGCCAGACCCAAGGCTAGGCTTCCTACTGCGATTTTATGGATGGTGGCCGAAAATCCCCCAGCTTTCTTAAAACTGATTCTTTTGGCGATGAAATAGGAAAGGTTCAAAGGACTGCTTTAATTTGTTCGATTAGACCGCAAAATAGCATGAAGCAAACGAAACTTACTTTCTTTATTTACTTTTTGAGTTTAACACTGCTAATTCTCTTCAATTCGTCCATTGCTTGGGCAAAACAAAGTACTCCCCTGCCCGGTGCCGAGCGCCCGGAACTCTATCTGGATCAGCTTCAAGGAAAGAATATAGGAATAGTCGCTAACCAAACCAGTATTTTGACCCAAAGCGGGGGCAAACATGTGGTGGATTTTTTACTGGAGAAAGACATTAAAGTAAAAAAAGTATTTGTGCCCGAGCATGGCTTTCGTGGACAGGCCGATGCCGGGGAAAAAGTTGACAATATCGTTGATTCCAAAACCGGTCTTCCTATCATTTCGCTCTATGGAAATAACAAGAAGCCCAAACCGGAGCAAATCCGGGATTTGGATATTCTGATTTTCGATCTGCAGGATGTAGGAGTTCGTTTTTACACCTATATCAGCACCATGCATTACCTCATGGAAGCTGCTGCGGAAAATGGTAAAAAGGTGATTATTTTCGACAGACCCAATCCAAACGGAAACTACATCGCAGGGCCTGTTTTGAAAAAAGGTTTTGAAAGCTTCGTGGGAATGCATCCCATTCCCGTAGTCCACGGACTGACCGTAGGTGAGCTGGCACAAATGATCAACGGCGAAAAATGGCTAAAAGATGGATTGCAAGCCGATTTGGTAGTCATCCCCGTTTCAGATTGGGATCATGAAAAAGCCTATAATCTTCCGGTAAAGCCATCCCCTAATCTGCCAAATGATCTGTCTGTTAAACTTTATCCCAGCACCTGCTTTTTTGAAGGGACGATAGTTTCACTTGGCAGAGGCACTCATTTCCCTTTTCAGGTTTATGGCTATCCCGATCCGAAATTCGGTGACTTCACGTTCACGCCCGTGAGCATAGACGGCATGTCCAAAAATCCTCCCCATCAGGATAAAAAATGCTATGGCAAAGATCTGAGAGGTGAATCAATGACTCACCAATTTACATTGGAGTATCTGCTGGAAGCTTATCACAAATCAGGAAAGGGGCAGGCATTTTTCAATAACTTTTTCAATACACTGGCAGGAACGGATCAGTTGAAAAAGATGATTCTGGCAGGAAAATCAGAAGCAGAAATTTCTGCAAGTTGGGAAGAGGATCTGGCAAAGTATAAGCTACTTCGAGCCAAATACCTGATGTACAATTAAGTTTGAAAAGTTTAAATCACACTAATGAATAGAGACCTTAGAATCATATACATGGGCACACCTGAATTTGCAGTGCCCGGCTTAGAACTTTTGGTAGAAAATGGTTGGAACGTCGTAGGCGTCATCACTGCCCCGGATAAGCCCAAAGGACGTGGACAGAAGTTAATTCCTTCTCCCGTGAAGGAAGCCGCACTCAAGTTAAACTTGAATGTGCTGCAACCTACAAACCTTAAGTCTACGGAATTTCAAGAGGAACTTCGGACACTGAAAGCAGATTTGCAAATCGTAGTGGCATTCAGAATGCTTCCCGAGTCCGTGTGGAATATGCCTCCTTTGGGCACATTTAATCTTCACGGTTCACTTCTACCCAATTACCGTGGTGCAGCTCCGATCAATTGGGCTATCATCAACGGTGATAAGGAGACCGGTGTGACTACTTTCTTCCTAAAACATGAGATCGATACCGGCAGTATTATCCATCAGGAAAAAATACCAATTCTGGAGGAAGACAACCTTGGCTCTGTCTATGAAAAATTGATGAATATTGGAGCAAAACTGGTACTCAAAACAGTAGAAGATATTGCCGATGATAAAATACAAGCTCTTCCCCAGGATGAATCCAAAGCAATTCATCATGCCCCCAAAATATTCAAGGAGACTTGCGAAATCGACTGGAGCAAGTCCGCAGAATCCATCCATAATTTAGTACGCGGCCTTTCCCCCTATCCCGCTGCGTGGACACGATTTGATGGTAAAATCTGCAAAATCTACAGAACCGCATTTGCTCAGGATGAAAAAACCGGCGAGGAAATCGGAGAGCTGCAGACGGATAACAAGAACTATTTGAAAGTTCAGACGGGCGAAGGAGTATTAGAGATATTGGAACTTCAGATGGAAGGCAAAAAGCGATTGAAAGTAGACGACTTACTAAGAGGATATAAATTTGCATGATTGTCCAACACCACAGCCTACCTACCCATAACCACCGATCGTATTACAGACTTTCAGAAAAAAGTAAAAAAACTTCTTTTTTACCCTGATTTTAAGGATCTTGTATCTATTATTTCCCCATATTTTTAAAAATTAACAGCTCATGAATAATCTCCTCCGAAGTTTTATCCTTTTGATTTTTATCTCTCTCCTATCCTTGTCTGTGGAAGCCCAAATCATGAAAAGGATCCAAAATGCCGCAAATCGCGGTATAGAAAAAGCTATAGAGAAAAAAGTAGAAGATGAAGCCACCAAAATGACCGAGAGGCAGTTAGAGAAAATATTCACTGATATGTATGGAGACAGTGATGGTGGAGCTTCCGGAAGCATAGACTTAAGTAAAATCATGAAGGGCTTAGGCGAGCCGGTGGATACAGAGGGTCAGTATGATTTCTTTGGATATATTGTGCTGGAGATGACAAGCACAGATGACAAAGGGAAGCTAAGCGATCCCATACAGTTGAAATCATATTTGGCTAAATCTTCGGATTACACCGGAATGGAATTAGTAGACCCGAAAAAACCCGAGGCCAGTACTTCTATGGTTTTTGACGTGAAAAACCAAGCTTCCATCGTGTTTCTCGAAAATAAGGGAGAAAAGTCCAGCTTTGCTTACAAAATGGATGTGGATGCAATAGATGATGCCGTCTCCGATCACTTAGATACGTTATCCGTAGACGATGTATCGGTAGAAAAGACAGGAAGAACCAAAGATATATTAGGCTATTCCTGCGAGGAATATCACGTTAAAAATGAAGATGGAGAAGGATACTACTGGGTTACCGAGGAGGCTATAGGAGGCTATTCATCATTCTGGAGCAATAATAATCCTATGATGACCTCTAAAGCGCAAGAAAAATATGCAAAGCATTACAAAAATTTCCCCAAGGGGAATTTTATGGAGCTTACGTATAGCACAGAAGAGTCAGGTACTATTGAGATGAAGGTAATACAAATAGACAAGTCGGCTCCCAAATCACTTACTATGTCCGAGTACCCCAGCATCATGAATTCGATGGAAGAGCAGTAATTCTGCATCATTTTATTTTTTCCGGTGTTCAGGCCTATTATCTTCAAGGCAAGAAGCACTTTGCATGAAGATATCACTAATAGCCGCACTGGCTACCAACAATGTCATCGGTCGCAATAACGACCTGGTTTGGCGATTACCTGATGATTTCAAACGTTTTAAAGCAATAACCTCCAATCACTACATTCTGATGGGACGTAAAACGTTCGAATCCCTTGGCAAGCCTCTGCCCAACCGGACTCACATTGTCATCACCGGAAATAAAGACTACACTGTTCCTGATGGACATTACGTATTCGAAAGTGTGGAGAAAGCATTTATATTTTGTCAAAAGATGGAGGTTGACCATCTCTATGTGATAGGTGGAGGAGAGATTTATCGTCAAACATTGCCTTTGGCAGATGAGTTGGTTCTTACAGAAGTGGAAGCTACTCCAGAAGGTGACACTTATTTTCCTGAGTTCAACAGAGACAACTGGAAGGTTACATTCTCCGAATTTCATCCCTCTGACGAGCACCATCAATACGCATTCACCTACGTCAATTACGATAGAATCCATAAACACCATGTCTGAACAAGTAATTTGGATCACAGGTGCTTCCTCAGGAATAGGTGAAGCATCGGTCTATAAGTTCGTAAATGAAGGCTACCGGGTGATCCTTTCTGCCAGAAATCGAGAAGCACTGGAAAAGGTCAAAACTTCAAGCTCTCATCCGCAGAATTGTAAAGTACTTCCACTTGATTTGATTGATCAGGCTTCTTTCGAAGAAAAAACAAAAGAAGCCATAGCTGCTTTTGGACATATTGATCTAATACTTCACAATGGTGGGATAAGCCAACGCTCTCTGATTCGGGATACGCCGATCGAAGTGGACCGCAGGCTGATGGAGGTGAATTTCTTTGGCACTGTGGCACTGACGAAGGCACTTCTCCCCCATTTCATTTCCAGGAAATCCGGACAGTTTGGTGTAATCTCATCTTTAGTCGGGAAGTTTGGTTCGCCATACAGGTCTAGTTATGCTGCTGCCAAACATGCCCTTCACGGCTTTTTTGAGTCGCTCAGATTAGAGCACTTCAATGACTCTATTGCCGTCACCATGATTTGCCCGGGATTTATCAAAACAGATGTATCCAAAAATGCATTAACGGCTGACGGCACTCCCCTCAACGAGATGGACAAGGCACAGGAAAATGGCATGAGTGCAGAGAATTGCGCAACCGAGATTTTCAATGCCCTCAAAAGAAAAAAGGAAGAGGTCTATATCGGTGGAAAAGAGACCATGGGGATTTATCTAAAACGATTTATCCCTACAATTTTCACTAAAATACTTCGCAAATCTGAAGTAAGATGATGTGATGACAGTATCACACAGCCTGTCCCGAACTTGCTTCGGGACAGGAATGATTATCGAACTTTCGAAATTCCATAGTCTGCCCGGCTGATCGGGGCGACCTATAAAAATCAAATTGTAAACACATGAAAGTAGTCAGAGCCGAGATAATATCCATTGGTGACGAGTTGCTCTATGGGCAAATAGTCGATACCAACAGTCATTGGATCAGTCAGGAACTTGATCTGAGGGGCGTGAAAGTAGTACGTAAAACGACTATAGGAGACGACCGAAAGGATATTCTGGCAGCATTCGCTTCTGCCGAAGCCAGAGCCGACATCATTTTAATCACCGGTGGACTTGGTCCTACGCAGGATGATCTAACCAAACCCCTGTTGGCTGAATATTTTGATTGTCCCATAGTAGAGAATACTGCAGCCGTTGAAGCAGTCACGCAATTTTTCAGGAAACGTGGTAGGGAAATCACTCCTCTTAATATTCTTCAGGGGCATTTGCCCGCCTGCTGCACTTACGTCCCAAATGAAGTGGGAACGGCTCCAGGGATGTGGTTTGAACGCAACGGAACCTATTGGATGTCTATGCCGGGGGTGCCCCATGAAATGAAAAAGTTGATGAGAGACTTTGTCTTGCCAAAACTTCCTGAGCTATTTCCTCTCCCCGTCATCGTCCACCGCATGGTCAAAACGGTCGGAATAGGGGAAAGTTGGCTGGCAGATTTGATTAGGGACTGGGAGAATGCACTTCCTAAATCCATTCGGCTAGCGTATTTGCCTTCGCTGGGTCACGTCAAGCTTCGTCTTACAGGCTTTGGGACAGATAAAATTACTATCGAAAACGCTATTCAGAAGCAAATAGATATGGTCTTGCCTAGCATAGAAAAATACGTATATGGTTATGATTCAGAGTCTTTGGAAATGGCTATCGGCAAGCTTTTAACCTCTAGTAAGAAAACCGTAGCTTTAGCCGAAAGCTGTTCGGGCGGCTATATTTCACATTTGGTTACCAGTATTTCCGGCAGTAGTTCGTATTTTCAGGGAGCTGTTGTTCCATATCATAACCGGTTCAAGCATGAAATCCTCCATGTGAAGAACGACACTTTGAATACCTTTGGTGCTGTAAGTGAAGAAACAGTCCAAGAGATGGCAACAGGTGTCCGCGAATTATTCCAGTCCGATTTTGGTTTGGCAAGTAGTGGAATAGCTGGTCCAAATGGAGGAACGGCAGAAAAACCTGTTGGTACGATTTGGATTTCCTGTGCCGGACAGGGATTTATTGAAACCAAAAAGCTTCAGCTTACTCAGGACAGGATGCTCAATATTCAACTGACCGCAATGGCAGTTTTAAACTTGCTTCGAATTTGTATTTTGGATAAATAACAAATAAAATTTCCATTAAAAGGTTTGGGATAGAGTTTTATAAAATTTAATTTTAAAACTTGTATATAAACCCAATAAATCAATAAATCATAACCATGGCGATTGTAGAAATGCTGATGCCCAAAATGGGCGAGAGTATCATAGAGGGCACAGTGCTAACTTGGCTGAAAAAAGAGGGGGATATCATCGAACAGGATGAATCCGTTTTAGAGGTAGCTACGGACAAAGTGGATACTGAGGTTCCTTCCACCCACGCCGGAGTGCTGAAGCAGATCCTTGCCAAAGAAGGAGAAGTAATTGCGGTGGGGGCTCCAATAGCCATAATAGAAATAGCAGCAGGTAGAAAGACAGGTAAAAAGAATGGCGCCGTAGAGCCAAAAATAGACAGTAAAAAAGAAGAACTGGTGGCAGCGGCCCCTGAAAATACAGCCGCAATTTTAGCTTCGGCAGAACCCCTAGAATCCGAAAATTCCGGAGATGATAGATTCTATTCTCCTTTGGTGCAAAGCATAGCCAAGGAAGAGGGCATTTCTAAATCCGAGCTGGCCAATATACCCGGTACGGGAAAAGATGCCAGAGTAACCAAGCAAGATATGCTTAATTACTTGGAGTCCAAGACTACTGCTACTAAGCAGACATCATCTATCCCTTCTATTTCGGCCCCAAAAGCACAGGTGAGCATTTCCGGCGAAGATGAGATCATAGAAATGGACCGCATGCGCAAGATGATAGCCCAGCGCATGATTGAATCCAAACGTATCTCAGCACATGTCACTTCTTTTGTAGAAACAGATATGACTAATATTGTGTTGTGGCGCGAGCGAAACAAACTTGATTACAAAGCCAAATTCGGTGAGTCGATCACTTATACCCCGTTCTTTATCGAGGCTGTTGCAAAGGCTATACGGGACTTCCCTATGATCAATATCTCAGTAGATGGAGATAGAATCATCAGGAAAAAGGATATCAATGTAGGAATGGCAGTGGCATTGCCTAATGGAAATCTGATCGTACCGATCATCCGAAATGCTGACCAGTTGAATTTGGTGGGAATTTCCAAAAAAGTGAATGAGCTGGCCAATCTTGCACGAAACAATAAACTGAATGCAGACCATCTGTCCGGAGGAACATATACTGTCTCCAATGTAGGCTCATTCGGTAATGTAATGGGAACTCCTATTATCCCTCAGCCTCAGGTAGCTATTATGGCCGTAGGTGCTATAGTGAAAAAGCCGGCGGTGGTAGAAACTCCCACAGGTGATGTGATTGCTATACGGCATAAAATGTTTCTTTCCCATTCTTATGACCATCGGGTAGTTGACGGTTCTTTGGGAGGCAGATTTGTCAAGCGTGTTTCAGATTATCTGGAAGCATTTGATATCAATACTCCTTTATAGTGAAGGTCAAAGGAAAAAGGTGAAAGGTTAGCTTCTTTCACTCTTTTCCTTATCCAGCTTGTATCACGAAACAATAGTTGGTGAGATAATCCCAAAATTGGTATTTGACACAGACTCCTTTTTAATTCACTCTCTTGAATCCTTTCTCAGGGAATATTCCTTTATTTTTTCTGCAAGAGCCACCAAGCGAATCGGCTTAGTCAGATAATCATCCATCCCCGCTTCTGCCGCCTTTTTCCTGTCTTCATCAAATACATTGGCAGATAAGCCGACAATAAACAGCTCTCCTCTATTTCCCATCTGTCTGATTTTCTTCGCTGCCTCCAGACCATTCAGCACCGGCATCTGAACATCCATCAGGATAATATCAAACTCTTTCTGCCTTACCAGATCCAAAGCCTCTTCGCCATTTTTGGCAACCGAAAATTCGTACCCTAACTGTTCCAGCATCAACGTCATCAGCTGAAGATTAAGGTCATTGTCTTCTGCCAGCAAAATCCTCGCAGGATACTCTTCTGCCATTCCATTCCAGTTGGTTCTATTAGGCATCTCACCTGAAGGTAACTTGGCTATTACTTCAGGGGCATTTTTCAGCAGCACTGTAAAAGCGAAAATGGCTCCTTTTCCGAGCTCACTGGAAATAAGCAACTCCCCTCCCATTAATTCTACAATCTTCTTCGCAATAGCCAAGCCCAATCCGGTACCTTGATAAGTTCTGCTGCTAGAGCTTTCCACCTGATAGAACGGATCAGTCAATTTGGGAATTTCGGCTGCGGGGATGCCAATCCCACTATCCTTGACACTACATCTCAGGTAATTAATCTCATCTGAAAAATTTTCTAGTTCAAGTATTACCGTGACAGTACCTCCTTTAGGGGTAAATTTCACCGCATTCCCCACAAGATTCAGGATAATTTGATTGATCTTTTCCACGTCCCCCTCCATCAATTTCTTGGTCTCAGGTTCACACTTCGTAGTAAGTATCACTCCTTTCTTCTGCGCTAGTCCATAGAAAATTTGAACTTGCTTTTCCAACTCCTCAGCAGGAGAAAAAACAATAGAGTTAAGAACGATTTTGCCGGCTTCAATTTTTGAATAATCAAGTATGTCTTTGATAATATTCAATAAAGAATTTCCTGAGTTTTTGATGATTTCAAGGTACTGAAGCTGTTCGGTATCCAATTCAGTTTGATCCAGTAAGTCAATGATTCCCAAGAGTCCATTCATCGGGGTTCTTATTTCATGACTCATATTCGCCAAAAACTCAGATTTTGCTCTGCTTGCCTGATCAGCTGCATTCATAGCCTCTACCAATCCTCTCTCCCAAATTCGCTGACCGGTTATGTCTTTTGTAATAGACATCATTCGTGTGGCATCCAGCGGAAAAAACCGAACCTCAAAGTACTGATTATCTTCATTGCTGCTGAGCTTTAAATCTACCGTTTGGATTTGCCCCGTTTTTCTCGCAAGGTTAAAAGCAAATTGTGTTTGTTCACGTTGCTGTGATGGAACCAAGTCAAAAAGGGATTGTCCTATCAAAGCGCGGTCTATTGATTTCAAAAATTCTTGATCCTTGGAATGAGAGTCCAATACTACACCATCATTATCGTATGCAAATATGATGTCGGGTATATTATCAATGAGGTTTTGAAGGCGTTTCCCACTTTCAATCAACTCTTTTTTACTTTGGTATTGATCAGTGATGTCTGTGCAAATACCCAGTCCCCCATTGAACCTCCCCTGTCCATCAAAGATTAATTTCTCAAAAACCCGGAGACGGACTTCCGTGCCATCAGGTTTCTCAAAATCATACTCCAAATCAATGAAGGACTTATTCTGGCTAAGCGCACTTTTGACCAATCCTTTCACATTTAAAACATCTTCATGTGTTTTGCCTTCTTTAAATGCTTCTAAAAACTCTGATTTGGGATGGCCTAGAATTTCAGCTACTTCATCGCTTACTCTGGTAATTTCACCTTTGTAATTATGAAAAAACACAAATCCCCTAAGTTCTTTTAAGAGGATATTTTGCTGGTCAAATAACTCCGAAATTTCCTCGGCACTTTCTTGAAGTAGCTTTTGGGATACTAACCTATTTTGTAAAGAAAGCGCAAAGAAAACCACCGTACCTATAAGTAAAAGTACAAACCCTGAGAATAAAAACAGGTAAGTACTGTATAGCCCATCCATGATTGAATTTGATTCAATCATAAATAAAAGTGCAGCACGGTGAAAAATCTCTCCAAAGTCAAAAGGATATTGAACCAAAACTCCGTAACCTGAAGTTTCCCCCAGCTTCCACTCCACATTGTAAAGCCCTATTACTCCAACCGAAGCATCATTTTGAATCTGTTTAATAGAAACACTATCAAGTATCAAGTTGGAATCGCTCTGTCCAAAATCAAGCTTATGCAATTCCTCCCCAAGCATCATGAATTTGCTACCGCCTTTGTTCAAGTAATAGTGGGTCACAAAATTCTTAGTAAACTTCACCGGGTTCAATAC contains:
- a CDS encoding FtsX-like permease family protein encodes the protein MNLSYFIAKRISFKKAGGFSATIHKIAVGSLALGLAVSLISFMVLGGFQSTVSEKVYGFTGHYQVQRFTMSNAFEEAPFSLNSQFSQTHQLLPFITKVQAFAHKAALIKGDEEVEGVLMKGVGQDFDILGFGKYVIEGRMLRIPDEGTSNEVMLSQHIANKLLLKVGDKITLYFVQDPPRYRRVEVVGIFQTYLENFDEKIIIGELQTIRNLNNWTKDQIGGLEIFVDDLNKIDSYTPKIEELLDFDLKLISSQDKFLEIFDWLKLLDNNVYVFIGLIGFVAIFNMGAILFILIMERTQMIGLLKALGSTNKQIRSIFFWNGINILFRGMAIGNAIGLGIGFLQDQFRLIPLDAASYYMNYVPIDWNWTAFILINLGIVALTAAVLWIPVMVISKVEPIRSIRFD
- a CDS encoding exo-beta-N-acetylmuramidase NamZ domain-containing protein is translated as MKQTKLTFFIYFLSLTLLILFNSSIAWAKQSTPLPGAERPELYLDQLQGKNIGIVANQTSILTQSGGKHVVDFLLEKDIKVKKVFVPEHGFRGQADAGEKVDNIVDSKTGLPIISLYGNNKKPKPEQIRDLDILIFDLQDVGVRFYTYISTMHYLMEAAAENGKKVIIFDRPNPNGNYIAGPVLKKGFESFVGMHPIPVVHGLTVGELAQMINGEKWLKDGLQADLVVIPVSDWDHEKAYNLPVKPSPNLPNDLSVKLYPSTCFFEGTIVSLGRGTHFPFQVYGYPDPKFGDFTFTPVSIDGMSKNPPHQDKKCYGKDLRGESMTHQFTLEYLLEAYHKSGKGQAFFNNFFNTLAGTDQLKKMILAGKSEAEISASWEEDLAKYKLLRAKYLMYN
- the fmt gene encoding methionyl-tRNA formyltransferase; translated protein: MNRDLRIIYMGTPEFAVPGLELLVENGWNVVGVITAPDKPKGRGQKLIPSPVKEAALKLNLNVLQPTNLKSTEFQEELRTLKADLQIVVAFRMLPESVWNMPPLGTFNLHGSLLPNYRGAAPINWAIINGDKETGVTTFFLKHEIDTGSIIHQEKIPILEEDNLGSVYEKLMNIGAKLVLKTVEDIADDKIQALPQDESKAIHHAPKIFKETCEIDWSKSAESIHNLVRGLSPYPAAWTRFDGKICKIYRTAFAQDEKTGEEIGELQTDNKNYLKVQTGEGVLEILELQMEGKKRLKVDDLLRGYKFA
- a CDS encoding DUF4412 domain-containing protein — its product is MNNLLRSFILLIFISLLSLSVEAQIMKRIQNAANRGIEKAIEKKVEDEATKMTERQLEKIFTDMYGDSDGGASGSIDLSKIMKGLGEPVDTEGQYDFFGYIVLEMTSTDDKGKLSDPIQLKSYLAKSSDYTGMELVDPKKPEASTSMVFDVKNQASIVFLENKGEKSSFAYKMDVDAIDDAVSDHLDTLSVDDVSVEKTGRTKDILGYSCEEYHVKNEDGEGYYWVTEEAIGGYSSFWSNNNPMMTSKAQEKYAKHYKNFPKGNFMELTYSTEESGTIEMKVIQIDKSAPKSLTMSEYPSIMNSMEEQ
- a CDS encoding dihydrofolate reductase; this encodes MKISLIAALATNNVIGRNNDLVWRLPDDFKRFKAITSNHYILMGRKTFESLGKPLPNRTHIVITGNKDYTVPDGHYVFESVEKAFIFCQKMEVDHLYVIGGGEIYRQTLPLADELVLTEVEATPEGDTYFPEFNRDNWKVTFSEFHPSDEHHQYAFTYVNYDRIHKHHV
- a CDS encoding SDR family oxidoreductase, encoding MSEQVIWITGASSGIGEASVYKFVNEGYRVILSARNREALEKVKTSSSHPQNCKVLPLDLIDQASFEEKTKEAIAAFGHIDLILHNGGISQRSLIRDTPIEVDRRLMEVNFFGTVALTKALLPHFISRKSGQFGVISSLVGKFGSPYRSSYAAAKHALHGFFESLRLEHFNDSIAVTMICPGFIKTDVSKNALTADGTPLNEMDKAQENGMSAENCATEIFNALKRKKEEVYIGGKETMGIYLKRFIPTIFTKILRKSEVR
- a CDS encoding competence/damage-inducible protein A encodes the protein MKVVRAEIISIGDELLYGQIVDTNSHWISQELDLRGVKVVRKTTIGDDRKDILAAFASAEARADIILITGGLGPTQDDLTKPLLAEYFDCPIVENTAAVEAVTQFFRKRGREITPLNILQGHLPACCTYVPNEVGTAPGMWFERNGTYWMSMPGVPHEMKKLMRDFVLPKLPELFPLPVIVHRMVKTVGIGESWLADLIRDWENALPKSIRLAYLPSLGHVKLRLTGFGTDKITIENAIQKQIDMVLPSIEKYVYGYDSESLEMAIGKLLTSSKKTVALAESCSGGYISHLVTSISGSSSYFQGAVVPYHNRFKHEILHVKNDTLNTFGAVSEETVQEMATGVRELFQSDFGLASSGIAGPNGGTAEKPVGTIWISCAGQGFIETKKLQLTQDRMLNIQLTAMAVLNLLRICILDK
- a CDS encoding dihydrolipoamide acetyltransferase family protein, translating into MAIVEMLMPKMGESIIEGTVLTWLKKEGDIIEQDESVLEVATDKVDTEVPSTHAGVLKQILAKEGEVIAVGAPIAIIEIAAGRKTGKKNGAVEPKIDSKKEELVAAAPENTAAILASAEPLESENSGDDRFYSPLVQSIAKEEGISKSELANIPGTGKDARVTKQDMLNYLESKTTATKQTSSIPSISAPKAQVSISGEDEIIEMDRMRKMIAQRMIESKRISAHVTSFVETDMTNIVLWRERNKLDYKAKFGESITYTPFFIEAVAKAIRDFPMINISVDGDRIIRKKDINVGMAVALPNGNLIVPIIRNADQLNLVGISKKVNELANLARNNKLNADHLSGGTYTVSNVGSFGNVMGTPIIPQPQVAIMAVGAIVKKPAVVETPTGDVIAIRHKMFLSHSYDHRVVDGSLGGRFVKRVSDYLEAFDINTPL
- a CDS encoding PAS domain-containing hybrid sensor histidine kinase/response regulator: MNKRIEYRRDYWLTIVIGSVLVILVVILGVSFFSAIKDAETKSRSEFLRKQTELAATEIEIAIDRFEANAKDLIYYLEDEDLDVNDYRDDLTKTVRRVFNNYPGLIDTVWVNLRDSAIYLTRTERNDFIRNGYYEDIPEKENRDFVYFTKGNGKGFELTFVLNPVKFTKNFVTHYYLNKGGSKFMMLGEELHKLDFGQSDSNLILDSVSIKQIQNDASVGVIGLYNVEWKLGETSGYGVLVQYPFDFGEIFHRAALLFMIESNSIMDGLYSTYLFLFSGFVLLLIGTVVFFALSLQNRLVSQKLLQESAEEISELFDQQNILLKELRGFVFFHNYKGEITRVSDEVAEILGHPKSEFLEAFKEGKTHEDVLNVKGLVKSALSQNKSFIDLEYDFEKPDGTEVRLRVFEKLIFDGQGRFNGGLGICTDITDQYQSKKELIESGKRLQNLIDNIPDIIFAYDNDGVVLDSHSKDQEFLKSIDRALIGQSLFDLVPSQQREQTQFAFNLARKTGQIQTVDLKLSSNEDNQYFEVRFFPLDATRMMSITKDITGQRIWERGLVEAMNAADQASRAKSEFLANMSHEIRTPMNGLLGIIDLLDQTELDTEQLQYLEIIKNSGNSLLNIIKDILDYSKIEAGKIVLNSIVFSPAEELEKQVQIFYGLAQKKGVILTTKCEPETKKLMEGDVEKINQIILNLVGNAVKFTPKGGTVTVILELENFSDEINYLRCSVKDSGIGIPAAEIPKLTDPFYQVESSSSRTYQGTGLGLAIAKKIVELMGGELLISSELGKGAIFAFTVLLKNAPEVIAKLPSGEMPNRTNWNGMAEEYPARILLAEDNDLNLQLMTLMLEQLGYEFSVAKNGEEALDLVRQKEFDIILMDVQMPVLNGLEAAKKIRQMGNRGELFIVGLSANVFDEDRKKAAEAGMDDYLTKPIRLVALAEKIKEYSLRKDSRE